A section of the Thermodesulfobacteriota bacterium genome encodes:
- a CDS encoding zf-TFIIB domain-containing protein, which translates to MKCPNCIEELKMAERKGIEIDYCPSCRGVWLDRGELDKIIERSAEDLSEMPRGGRVQDPPPATGDKHGQKHRDPYRSGHR; encoded by the coding sequence ATGAAGTGCCCGAACTGCATCGAAGAGCTCAAGATGGCCGAGCGCAAGGGGATCGAGATCGACTACTGCCCCTCCTGCCGGGGCGTCTGGCTCGATCGAGGAGAGCTGGACAAGATCATTGAGCGCTCGGCGGAGGACCTATCCGAGATGCCCAGGGGGGGGCGGGTGCAGGACCCTCCCCCCGCAACCGGGGACAAGCACGGCCAGAAGCACCGAGACCCATATCGGTCCGGGCACCGGTGA